From the genome of Vicia villosa cultivar HV-30 ecotype Madison, WI linkage group LG2, Vvil1.0, whole genome shotgun sequence, one region includes:
- the LOC131652041 gene encoding kinesin-like protein KIN-7F, whose protein sequence is MSSVGGDEVVEEAGQNYEERIQVSVRLRPLNDKEIARNDVSDWECINDSTIIYRNNNVSASERSLYPTAYSFDRVFRADYDTRKVYEEAAKDVALSVVGGVNSSIFAYGQTSSGKTYTMSGITECTVADIFNYIEKHMDREFVLKFSAIEIYNESVRDLLIPDCTPLRLLDDPERGTVVEKLTEESIRDWDHFIELVSFCEAQRQIGETSLNEASSRSHQILRLTVESSVREFLGNDKFSSLSASVNFVDLAGSERASQTNSAGVRLKEGCHINRSLLTLGTVIRKLSKGRNGHIPFRDSKLTRILQSSLGGNARTAIICTMSPARSHVEQSRNTLLFASCAKEVETKAQVNVVVSDKALVKQLQKELAKLESELRNTGSARPNSSDSSALLREKDREIEMLRIEVKELTLQRDLAQVQIKDILQEAGDNMSSLIGVESLGPRYPELRVRNTWNLENLKEEPNVLTINCQESVRSFDPSQYSDGHSISSDDNLFQLPDLEKNFMVQNSSPRISVTSINNAVQNDLDQNNIEDQNNIEDQHEEDYCKEVRCIELEEPITDTHTHSNSEDLRSNTYTNSSASSPRAKIGVSGSIEVNNGDKNNKDLCSSGLKEDNRPNNLHEYFVLPTPENSTPWMTENKRKSSSRTLKLSRSRTCKASLMRNFSSDWFEDDDVTQNTPPPIGNEKDFVGRPGGLLRKVHTLSYNLDAERNFVESSVDDDAQNVKSFNEKESESKDPLTPNKKEKEHLKRLNLLDHREVHGTGLDAIMSTKNVKDIGLDPMQADGENHSDWPSKFNRLQKEIIELWDACNVSLVHRTYFFLLFKGDPLDSIYLEVEHRRLSYLKQTFSLGNKTLEDGRTLTPESSMRYLRRERQMLCKQMQKKLSKGDRENLYLKWGLRLSSKHRRLQLAHHLWTETNSMDHIRESAAVVVKLVGPVEPEQALKEMFGLNFAPRPTSRKSFSWSFTNSMRQIL, encoded by the exons atgagtTCTGTTGGAGGGGATGAGGTGGTTGAAGAGGCTGGACAGAATTATGAAGAGAGAATTCAGGTTTCGGTTCGGCTTCGGCCGTTGAACGATAAGGAAATTGCGAGGAATGATGTTTCTGATTGGGAATGTATCAATGATAGTACAATTATTTACAGGAATAATAATGTTTCAGCTTCTGAGAGATCTCTATATCCAACAGCTTATTCATTTG ACAGAGTGTTTAGAGCAGATTATGACACAAGGAAGGTTTATGAAGAAGCGGCGAAAGATGTTGCGCTTTCTGTTGTTGGTGGAGTCAATT CGAGCATTTTTGCGTATGGACAAACCAGCAGTGGGAAAACTTATACCATGAGTGGTATAACTGAATGCACTGTAGCAGACATTTTTAACTATATAGAAAAG CACATGGACAGAGAATTCGTTTTGAAGTTTTCAGCAATTGAGATTTATAATGAATCTGTCAGGGATCTTCTTATTCCAGATTGTACTCCTCTTAGACTTCTTGATGATCCAGAG CGAGGAACGGTTGTTGAGAAACTTACTGAGGAAAGTATTAGAGATTGGGACCATTTTATAGAACTCGTTTCTTTTTGTGAAG CTCAAAGGCAGATAGGAGAGACATCACTGAATGAAGCAAGCTCTAGATCTCATCAGATTCTCAGACTG ACCGTTGAAAGTTCAGTGCGCGAGTTTCTTGGAAATGACAAATTTAGCTCTCTTTCAGCATCAGTG AATTTTGTTGATCTTGCTGGAAGTGAAAGGGCATCCCAGACCAATTCAGCTGGGGTAAGGTTGAAAGAAGGTTGCCACATAAATCGTAGTTTACTAACTCTAGGAACTGTTATCCGCAAACTCAG TAAGGGAAGAAATGGACATATTCCATTCAGAGACTCAAAGCTAACTCGCATATTGCAATCGTCATTAGGAGGCAATGCTAGAACTGCAATCATTTGCACCATGAGCCCTGCACGGAGCCACGTTGAACAAAGCAGAAACACTCTCTTATTTGCAAGTTGTGCTAAGGAAGTTGAAACTAAAGCACAAGTCAATGTAGTGGTGTCTGATAAAGCTCTAGTCAAGCAATTACAAAAGGAGTTGGCTAAACTGGAAAGTGAATTGAGAAATACAGGATCGGCTCGTCCTAATAGTTCTGATTCTTCAGCATTATTGAGAGAGAAAGATCGTGAAATTGAGATG TTAAGGATAGAGGTAAAGGAGCTAACCTTGCAGCGCGACCTTGCACAAGTTCAAATTAAGGACATTCTCCAAGAAGCGGGAGATAACATGTCTTCTTTAATAGGAGTG GAAAGTTTAGGTCCTCGGTATCCCGAATTGCGTGTTCGAAACACTTGGAATTTAGAAAATCTAAAAGAGGAACCGAATGTATTAACTATTAACTGTCAAGAAAGTGTTAGGTCCTTTGATCCTTCACAATATTCAGATGGACATAGTATTAGCTCTGATGATAATTTGTTCCAACTCCCCGACCTCGAAAAGAATTTTATGGTACAAAATTCTTCCCCTAGGATATCAGTTACAAGCATTAATAATGCTGTACAGAATGATTTGGATCAGAATAACATTGAAGATCAGAATAACATTGAAGATCAGCATGAAGAGGATTATTGTAAAGAAGTTAGGTGCATTGAGTTAGAAGAGCCTATCACAGACACGCATACACATTCAAATTCAGAAGATTTAAGATCAAATACATATACCAATTCTAGTGCATCATCTCCTCGCGCAAAGATAGGTGTGTCGGGATCAATTGAAGTTAACAATGGCGACAAAAACAATAAGGATTTGTGTTCATCAGGGTTAAAGGAAGACAATAGACCGAACAATTTGCATGAATATTTTGTTCTTCCAACTCCAGAAAATAGTACTCCTTGGATGacagaaaacaaaagaaaaagtagTTCTAGAACGTTGAAGTTAAGCCGAAGTAGAACATGTAAAGCTAGTCTCATGAGGAATTTCTCTTCTGATTggtttgaagatgatgatgtaACTCAGAACACACCTCCTCCAATAGGGAATGAAAAAGACTTTGTTGGAAGACCTGGAGGACTTCTGAGGAAGGTTCATACACTAAGTTATAATTTAGATGCTGAAAGGAATTTTGTGGAAAGTTCTGTTGATGATGATGCACAGAATGTGAAATCCTTCAATGAAAAGGAAAGCGAGAGCAAGGATCCCTTAACtccaaataaaaaggaaaaagaacaTCTTAAGAGGTTGAATTTACTGGATCACCGTGAG GTTCATGGGACAGGATTGGATGCCATTATGTCTACAAAAAATGTCAAAGATATTGGTTTGGACCCAATGCAAGCTGATGGAGAAAATCATTCAGATTGGCCTTCAAAATTTAACAGGCTGCAAAAGGAGATTATTGAACTTTGGGACGCATGTAATGTTTCATTGGTTCATAGGACTTACTTTTTTCTTCTCTTCAAAGGGGATCCCTTAGATTCTATTTATTTGGAGGTAGAGCACAGAAGACTATCATATCTTAAGCAAACTTTTTCACTAGGCAATAAGACTCTTGAAGATGGAAGAACCCTTACCCCCGAGTCAAG CATGAGATATCTAAGAAGAGAGAGACAGATGTTATGCAAGCAAATGCAGAAGAAACTATCTAAAGGTGATAGAGAGAATTTATACTTGAAATGGGGCCTTCGTTTGAGTTCAAAGCATAGGAGGTTACAGTTGGCACATCATCTATGGACTGAGACAAACAGCATGGATCACATTAGAGAAAGTGCAGCTGTTGTTGTAAAGCTGGTTGGTCCAGTAGAGCCAGAGCAAGCTCTTAAGGAAATGTTTGGGCTCAATTTTGCTCCAAGGCCAACAAGTAGGAAATCTTTTAGTTGGTCTTTTACAAACAGCATGAGGCAGATTTTGTGA